Proteins encoded by one window of Geobacter sp. DSM 9736:
- a CDS encoding pentapeptide repeat-containing protein produces the protein MCRSNSRAHCFCLFSSSFRSSSFRSSSFRGSSFRGSSFRGSFLRGSFLRGSFLRGSFLRGSFLRGSFLRGGLLRGGCGLF, from the coding sequence CTGTGCCGCAGCAACAGCCGCGCGCATTGCTTCTGCCTTTTCAGCAGCTCTTTCCGCAGCAGCTCTTTCCGCAGCAGCTCTTTCCGCGGCAGCTCTTTCCGCGGCAGCTCTTTCCGCGGCAGCTTTCTCCGCGGCAGCTTTCTCCGCGGCAGCTTTCTCCGCGGCAGCTTTCTCCGCGGCAGCTTTCTCCGCGGCAGCTTTCTCCGCGGCGGCCTTCTCCGCGGCGGCTGCGGCCTCTTTTGA